The nucleotide sequence GCATGCTGCAAGCGATTGCCCAATTGCCCGAGCACGCGATCGGGAACGTCGAGCGGGTTCTGCGTGACGAAGTACACGCCGACGCCCTTGGAACGAATGAGACGCACCACCTGCTCGATCTTGTCCAGCAGCGCTTTCGGCGCATCGTTGAACAACAGATGCGCCTCGTCGAAGAAGAACACGAGCTTCGGCTTGGCGACGTCGCCGACCTCCGGCAGTTCCTCAAACAGCTCCGACAGCATCCACAGCAGGAAGGTCGCGTAGAGGCGCGGATTCTGCAGCAGCTTGTCGGCGACGAGGATGTTGATCATGCCGCGGCCGTCGCGATCGGTCTTCATGAAGTCCGTCAAGGTCAGCGCCGGCTCGCCGAAGAACTTGGTGCCGCCCTGGTTCTCCAGCACGAGCAGCTGGCGCTGGATGGTGCCGACGGTGGCGCGGGTGACGTTGCCGAACGACTGCGCGGCTTTCCGTATCGGCGCCAGCGGATCAGCCTCCGCATCCGCGCCCTTCTTCGTATCCGGAATGATGGCATCGAGCAGCGCACGCAGATCCTTCATGTCGATCAGCGCGAGGCCGTTCTCATCAGCGACACGGAAGGCGACGTTGAGCACGCCTTCCTGAACGTCATTCAGGTCGAGCATGCGCGCGAGCAACAGCGGTCCCATCTCGGTGACGGTGGCGCGCACGGGATGCCCCTGCTCACCGAACACATCCCAAAATACCGTCGAGAACTGATCGGGCTGATAGGTCAGTCCGAGCTCCTGCGCGCGCTTGACGATGAAGTCCTTGGCCTCGCCGGTCTGCGAGATGCCGGAGAGATCGCCCTTGATGTCGGACGCGAAGACCGGAACGCCGGCGCGCGCAAAACCTTCGGCCATCACCTGCAGCGACACCGTCTTGCCGGTGCCGGTTGCGCCCGTCACGAGGCCATGGCGATTGGCGAGGGCAAGCGTCAACCAGGCCGGCTGCTCGCCGGCACCTACGAGAATCTTGTCGTCGGTATCAGCCAGTGATTTTCCGGATGGTGCCATGTTGATCCGTCTCTCGAGAATGATTGTTTCGCATCGCACGAGGTGCCGCGCATCGCGTGCAGGTAACATACTTTAGTTTCACCGGCTGGAACCAGCGCCAGGGTGCCTCACCTGCTTGCGAAGTCACCCTATCATCGGTGCAACGCGCAGGTTTGATCGGTAGATTCAATATCTGGTCTTGCATCGCTGCAACAGTTCATCGGCGATCGCGAATCGATTCGCGCACCCGGCCCGCTCGTCGCTTGTAATTCACGGATCGCCCGATCAAGATGAATTCAGCGAGGACGTCTGGCCGTGGGGGGCTGGACGACGACGGGGTTCACATGAACGAGCTGGTTGAGCCGCTGGCCAGAACGGCCGGCATCGATAGAGCCGTGGCTAAACAGCCAAGACCTCCTTCAAGACATCTTTTCATCCGTCATCGTCTTGCTCAGGTCCCTTGCAACGACAAGCGACAGCAGCGGTTCATCACTCGGCCCCTGCGGGCCAACGATTTTGCGGCAATCGAACGGCACGCCGTTGAACTTTCCGGGTTCATCCACGACCAAACCGGAACGGTCGAGACGATCACGATGCGGTTGGGCACGCGAGGCCTGAACCAGTTCGTTTGAAGCACCTTCGCGCGCCGAGTATCATGACATATCCGATCACCGAACTCGAAGGCATGACGACCTTCTGTGCCTCCAAGCTGAAAGCTTTGGGCATCCGCACCACCGACGCATTCCTCGAGGCTGCCCGCACCGTCAAGGGACGCAAGGCGCTCGCCGCCAAGACCGGGATCAGCGAACAGCAGTTGCTCGATTGGGCCAATGGCGCCGACTACATGCGCATTCCCGGCATGGGGAAAGCCAAGGTGTGCCTGGTCCGCGCCGCCGGCGTCACCACCGTTCGCGAGCTGGCGCATCGCAACCCTGCCCGACTGGCGCAGAACATCAAGGAAGTGAACACGCGACGGCAGCTGGTTCGCATCCTGCCCTCGGAGAAGTCCGTCGGCCAATTGATCGAGAAGGCACGCCGACTCGAGCCCAAGATCAGCTATTGAGCGGCCGCTGACTGGCTGCAACGGCCTTGTGCAGCGCGACACCTTGACTTGGGGGTGGCAACCGCGCAAAGCGGCGGCCATGAGCGCAATTTTGCCGCACCCTGCTAAGGACCTGGTCGCGAGCCACCCGCTGCTGCGGCCGTGGCTGGCGCGGCCTTTTCCCGCTGTCATGGGCATCCTGAACGTCACGCCGGATTCGTTCTCCGACGGCGGCCGCTTCAATGCGCCGGAACGTGCGATCGAGCAGGCCAAGGCCATGATCGCGTCGGGAGCCGACATCATCGATATCGGCGCCGAGTCGACCCGCCCCTACAAGGGCGCGGAGCCGGTGAGCGCCGACGAGGAGCTGGCGCGGCTGCGCCCAGTGTTGGCCGAGATCATCGCACTCGGCGTGCCCGTTTCGATCGACAGCATGAAATCGCAAGTTGCGGAATTTGCGCTCCAGGCAGGCGCGGCGATCGCCAACGATGTCTGGGGCCTGCAGCGCGATCCTGATATGGCCGAGGTGGTCGCGGCGCACGGCGCGCCGGTCGTGGTGATGCACAACCGCGAGGTCGTCGATCCGGACATCGACATCATCGACGACATGCTCCGCTTCTTCGCAGGCTCGCTCGATATCGCGGCGAAGGCCGGCATTCCCGCAGGGAATATCGTGCTCGATCCTGGGATCGGCTTCGGCAAGACGGCGCAGCAGAGCATGACGGCGCTCGCCAGGCTCGATGCCTTCATGCGCTTTGGGCTGCCGCTGCTGGTCGGCGCCTCGCGCAAACGCTTCATCAGCACCGTGGTCGCATCGGAGCCGCAAGAGCGGCTCGGCGGATCGATCGCGGCGCATCTGATCGCGGCTCGGCATGGCGCTGCGATCATCCGGGCGCATGACGTCGCCGAGACGGTTCAGGCCGTGCGCGTGGCAGCGGCAATCGAGGCTGAGGCATGACCGATACCATTTTCATCAAAGGCGTTCTCATTCATGCCCGTCACGGTGTGATGGAGCATGAGAGCGAGGTCGGCCAGCGCTTCGTGATCGATCTCGAGCTCTATACCGATCTGTCGGACTCCTCGCGCAGCGACCGGCTCGCCGACACCGTGTCCTATTCCGACGTGGTGGAGACGGCGACCGCCGCGTTCAAGGATACCAACTACCGGCTGCTCGAACGCGCCGCCGGCGCGGTGGCCGATGCGATCCTGGCAAGCTTCGCCCGCATCCGCGCCGTCAAGGTCACCGTGCACAAGCCGCATGCGCCGATCGCCGCGATCTTCGAGGATGTCGGCGTGGTGCTGACCCGCTCGCGGCATCCGTGACGGCCATGGCCAGCGCGCTGATCGCCCTCGGCGGCAATGTCGGCAACGTCAGGACGACCTTTGCGCAGGCCATTCCCGAGATCATCAGCCGCGCGCAAGGCAAGCTCGTCGCGCGCTCCCCCGACTACGTCACTCCGCCCTGGGGCGAGGAGCAGCAGCCCCCCTTCATCAACGCCTGCATCGCGATCGACACCGCCACCGCGCCACATCCCCTGCTCGCGGTCCTGCACGAGGTCGAGCGCATGTTCGGCCGCAATCGAGCGCAGGAGACGCGCTGGGGCCCGCGCACGCTCGACCTCGATCTCATCGCGTATGATGATGTCAGTATCGACACGCCCGATCTCACCTTGCCGCATCCGCGCCTGTTCGAACGCGGCTTCGTGCTGGTGCCGCTGGCGGAGATCGCCCCTGAGCGCCGGATTGCCGGCCGCCGGGTGGCCGACGCCCTGCTCGCCGTTTCGCGCGACGGAATCCAGCCGCTGCCCTCAGCCGAATAGCTGACATCCCCCGCGAAACAACCGTTTGGCTTGGCGGTCGCGACGTGGCATTTTGCGCCACAATAATCGCCATAACAGACGCTTCCGGGAGACACGGGCCGCATGACCACCGACACCGAACAGCTGCGATTGGCCGCCGATTTCGCGCCGGCCAGCGAGGCGGACTGGCGCAAGCTGGTCGATGGCGTGTTGAAGGGCGCGGCGTTCGAGAAGCTGGTCGGCAGGACCTATGACGGCCTGAAGATCCAGCCGATCTACCCGCGCGCCAAGGACGCGGCGCCTGTCGCCGGCCGCGCGCCGGCGGCGGCGTGGCAGATCATGCAGCGCGTCGATCATCCCGATGCGGCCAAGGCCAATGCGCAGGCGCTGCTCGACCTCGAGAATGGCGCGACCGGGCTGACGCTGGTGTTCGCCGGCGCCAATGCCGCGCACGGCTTCGGCCTCCCGGCCACAGCCGACGCGCTGGCGCGCGCGCTCGACGGCGTGCATCTGGACGCTGCGATTGCGATCGAATTGCAGGCCAGTAACGCCACTGCCACCGCGCTGCTCGCGGACTACGTCAAGCAGCGCGGCGTCAAGCCGGGCGCCTGCGACATCCGCTTCGGCCTCGATCCGATCGGCGATGCGGCCAGCCGCGGTGCCAGTTCGCATGATCAAAGCAAGCTCGCCGGTAGCGCCGTCGATCTCGTCAAGCAGTTGCAGAACGAAGGCTTCAAAGGCCCCTTCTTCGCCGCCGACGGCCGAGTGGTGCATGATGCCGGCGGATCGGAGGCGCAGGAGCTCGCCTTCGTGCTCGCCTCCGCCGTCGCCTATTTGCGCGCGCTCGAAGCGAGCGGCGTGGCGCTGGAGACCGCGCGCGACCTGATCTCCGCGCGCCTTGCCGCCGACACCGATCAGTTCCTTACCCTGGCGAAATTCCGCAGCCTGCGCCGGCTGTGGGCGCGCATCGAGCAGGCCTGCGGCCTCACGCCGAAGCCGCTCTTCATCTCTGGCGAGACGGCATGGCGCATGCTCACGCGGCGCGATCCCTATGTGAACATGCTGCGCGCTACGATCGCAACCTTCGCCGCCGGCCTCGGCGGTGCCAATGCGGTCACCGTCCTGCCGCACACCGCCGCACTCGGCCTGCCTGATACCTTCGCGCGCCGCGTCGCGCGCAACACGCAGCTCGTACTGCTGGAGGAAAGCAATCTCGCCCGCGTCGCCGACCCCGCAGCTGGTGCCGGCGGCATCGAGGCGCTGACATCAGAGCTTTGCACCACCGCCTGGGCGCTTTTCCAGGACATCGAGAACGCCGGCGGGGTGGTCGCTGCGCTGCAGTCCGGTCTCATCCAGAGCAAGGTCGCCGCGGTCAAGCAGGCGCGCGACGCCAACATCGCCAAGCGGCGCGACGTGCTGACCGGCGCCAGCGAGTTTCCGAATTTGAACGAGGCCGAGGTGGCCGTGGAGGCGGTCGCGCCTTCGGCTCCGCCGCCTGCGCCAAAGGCTGCGCTCACCTTCGCACCTCTCACGCCGATCCGTCTCGCTGACGCCTTCGAGAAGCTGCGCGACCGCTCCGATGCTCTGCTCAAGAGCAAGGGCCAGCGTCCCCAGGTGTTCCTCGCCAATCTCGGCACCGCCGCCGACTACACCGCGCGCGCGACCTTCGCCCGCAGCTTCTTCGAAGCCGGCGGCATTGCCGCAATCGATGGCCAGGGCGGCGCCGATCCGGCTGCGCTCGCGGAGGCCTACCGCGCTTCCGGCGCAGCGATCGTGTGTCTGTGCTCGTCGGACAAGGTCTATGCCGACGCCGCGGTTCCCGCCGCCAAAGCGCTGCAAGCGGCCGGCGCGCGACATATCTATCTCGCAGGCCGCGGCGGCGAGCAGGAGGCTGCGCTGCGCGAAGCCGGGATCGGCAGCTTCGTATTCGCAGGCGGTGACGCGCTGAAGACGCTCGAAGACGCCTACACGCATCTGGAGTGAGCATGACCGAGGCCAGCAAACCCGTCCTCACCGGCGGCTGCCAATGCGGCGCAATCCGCTACGCGCTGATGTCGGCGCCGACGCGCGTGAGCATCTGCCATTGCCGGATGTGCCAGAAGGCCTCGGGCGCGCCGTTCGCGTCCTTCGCCGACGTCAACCGCGAGAACTTCGCCTGGACCCGCGGCACGCCGGGAACGTTCCGCTCCTCTTCGATCGCCGACCGCTATTTCTGCCCCGCCTGCGGCACGCCGCTCGGCTTCGGCGGCATCGACGGGCCGCGGATCGAGATCATGACCGGCACCTTTGACCGGCCCGACCGCGTCGTGCCGACGCGGCAGTTCGGCTCGGAATCCCGGCTCGGCTGGGTGGTCGCGATCGCCAATCTGCCGAGCCAGACCACGCAGCAGAATTACGGACCGGACAAGATGGCACGCATCGTCAGCCATCAACATCCGGATCATGATTGAGCGCTGAACCGATGTGTGAGGATCGACCATGTTCAGCTGGCTGGCCGCACTCATCGAAACCGCGATCCACAGCCTCTGGACGCGCAGCATGACGGCGGATCCTCGCAATGATCCGGTCTACAAGACGAAGCTGAAAGAGCTCATCGAGAGAAACCGCAGGTTTGAGGACGCCCGGGAATGACCCGCATTCCGAATTTCGCCGACATCGCCTTTGAACCGACCGCCGCCCCCGCGCCCGTGGGCGCCGCCGAACCGTGGCTGACGCCCGAGGGCATTCCGGTCAAGCCCGCCTATGGCGAGGCCGATCTCGCCGGCATCGATTTCCTGGAGACGTGGCCGGGCACGGCGCCCTATCTGCGCGGCCCCTACCCGACCATGTATGTCAACCAGCCATGGACGGTCCGGCAATATGCCGGCTTCTCCACGGCCGAGGATTCCAACGCCTTCTACCGCCGCAACCTCGCGGCTGGTCAGAAAGGCCTTTCCGTCGCGTTCGATCTCGCCACCCATCGCGGCTATGATTCCGATCATCCGCGCGTCGGCGGCGACGTCGGCATGGCCGGCGTCGCCATCGATTCGATCTACGACATGCGCACCCTGTTCGCCGGCATCCCGCTCGACCAGATGAGCGTGTCGATGACCATGAACGGCGCGGTGCTGCCGATCCTCGCTTTGTTCGTCGTTGCGGCGGAAGAGCAAGGCGTGTCGCCGGAGAAGCTGTCGGGCACCATTCAGAACGACATTCTGAAAGAGTTCATGGTGCGCAACACCTACATCTATCCGCCGTCGCCCTCGATGCGGATCATCTCCGACATCTTCGCCTTCACCTCGCAGCGGATGCCGAAGTTCAACTCGATCTCCATCTCCGGCTATCACATGCAGGAGGCCGGCGCGACGCAGGACCTCGAGCTCGCCTATACGCTCGCCGACGGCGTCGAGTACCTGCGCGCCGGCATCGCCGCGGGCCTCGACGTCGACCGCTTCGCCCCTCGCCTGTCGTTCTTCTGGGCGATCGGCATTAACTTCTTCATGGAGGTCGCCAAGCTCCGCGCGGCGCGACTCTTGTGGGCCAAGCTCCTGAAGCCGTTCAATCCCAAGGACCCGCGCTCGCTGTCGCTGCGCACCCACAGCCAGACCTCGGGCTGGTCGCTGACCGCGCAGGACGTCTACAACAACGTGGTGCGCACCGCCGTCGAGGCGATGGCCGCGACGCAAGGGCACACACAGTCGCTGCACACCAATGCGCTCGACGAGGCGCTGGCGCTGCCGACCGACTTCTCCGCCCGCATCGCCCGCAACACGCAGCTCTTCCTGCAACAGGAGAGCGGCACCACCCGCATCATCGACCCCTGGGGCGGCTCCTATTACGTCGAGCGCCTCACCCGCGATCTCGCCGCCAAGGCCTGGGGCCATATCCAGGAGATCGAGGAGCTCGGCGGCATGGCCAAGGCGATCGAGGCCGGCGTGCCGAAGCTGCGCATCGAGGAGGCCTCGGCCAAGACCCAGGCGCGTATCGACACCGGCCGCCAGTCGGTGATCGGCGTCAACAAGTACAAGCCGACCGACGAGCCGCCGCTCGACGTGCTCAAGGTCGACAATTCCACCGTGCGCCGGCTGCAGATCGACAAGCTGTCGCGGCTGAAATCCGAGCGCAAGCAGGCCGAGGTCGATGCCGCGTTGGCGGCGCTGACGCGCTCGGCCGGTGACGGTAACGGCAATCTGCTGGCACTCGCCATCGAGGCCGCGCGCGCCAAGGCCACGGTCGGCGAGATCTCCGACGCGCTGGAGAAAGTGTTCGGCCGCCACCGTGCCGAGATCAAGTCCATCACCGGCGTCTACAAGCGGGAGATCGCCGCCATGTCCGGCAAAGCCGAGAAGCTGCAGGCGCTGATCGAGTCCTTCGAGGAAGCGGAAGGCCGCAGGCCGCGCATCCTCGTCGCCAAGATCGGCCAGGACGGCCACGACCGCGGCCAGAAGGTGATCGCGTCGGCCTTCGCCGACATCGGATTCGACGTCGACATCGGGCCGCTGTTCGCCACTGCCGATGAGGCCGCGCGGCAGGCAGTCGAGAACGACGTCCACATCCTCGGCGTCTCTTCGCTGGCGGCCGCGCATCTCACCGCGGTGCCGGAGCTGAAGGCCGCACTGAAGAAGCAGGGCCGCGAGGACATCATGATCATCGTCGGCGGCGTGGTGCCGCCGCAGGATTACGACGCGCTGTACAAGTCCGGCGCCGAGGCGATCTTCCCGCCGGGCACCGTGATCGCCGACGCCGCCGAGGAGCTGATCCACAAGCTCAACGCGCGGCTCGGGCACAGCGAGGCGGCGGAGTAGGCTTTCCGCGTTTGGAAGCGTTTGTGTAGGCGCGCGGTCACCTGATCGCGCGCCGATCTGTTTGCCGTCATGAACCTCAGCGATCTCCCGCGATACGCATCTTCATCCACCGGATTTGAATGACCATGCCCCGTTCATCGCTCTGCATTGCCGCCCTCCTCGGCCTGCTTGCCGCGTCCCCCGTCATCGCCGCCGAGCCGAAGCCGGACGCCACCATCAACAGCAAGGCGATCGAGGCCAACGTCACGCTCGATGCCCAGATCAAGCAGGACGCGGCGCTATCAGCCTATTGCCTCGCCGACGGCAAGAAGTGGATCGACAAGAACGCGGCCGATGCCGCCAAGGAAAGGAAAGAAGACCCGCAGCTGTTCCGCGACCGCAAATGGTCATTCGAACGAAAATACTCCGTCCGCTCCGTCGTCGTCGACCGCTATGTCAGCGTGCTCAGGGACGACTACATGGACACCAATGGCGCGCATCCCAACAGCGACGTGAACACCATCCTGTGGGACAAGACCGCAGCCAAGCCGATCAGCATCCGCCCGTTCTTCACCGAGACCGCTGACAACGGCCCGGCGATGAAGGCGATGCTGGCGGCTCTCATCACCTCGCTCAAGGCCGAAAAGAAGAAGCGCGATGCGACGGAAACGGCGACAGCCGAATGGTTCAAGGAGCTGGAGCCGAAGCTCCTGAAGATCGGCGCAGTGACGCTCGCTCCTTCCACGGATGCCGGCAAGAGCTCCGGCCTGACCTTCCATTATCCGCCCTATGCCGTCGGTCCCTACGCCGAAGGCCAGTACGTCGCCTTCGTGCCCTGGGAGACCCTGAAGCCGTATCTCAGCCCCGAAGGTCAGGCGATCTTCGCCGGCAGCCGGCCGAAGGGAGACGCCGAAGACAACTAGCTGGCCGCGCCGTCTGCATCCGCTATAACGGACGCATGTCTTCCCGCTCCTCCGCTCCGCCCGGAATCACGACCTTGGCCGACGACATCCGCGCCGGCAGCCGCGCGGCCCTCGCGCGCGCCATCACCCTGGTCGAGAGCCGGCGCGGAGATCATCAGGCATCCGCACGCGAGCTGGTGCAGGCGCTGCTGCCGCAAACGGGCAACGCGTTCCGCGTCGGCATCACCGGCTCGCCGGGCGTCGGGAAATCGACCACGATCGATGCGCTCGGCATGCATCTGATCGCGCAAGGCCACAAGGTCGCCGTGCTCGCGGTCGATCCCTCCTCGGCGCGCACTGGCGGTTCCATCCTCGGCGACAAGACGCGGATGGCGCGGCTGTCGCATCATGAGGACGCCTTCATCCGTCCCTCGCCTTCCTCGGGCACGCTCGGCGGCGTCGCCGCCAAGACGCGCGAGGCGATGCTGTTGTGCGAGGCCGCGGGCTTCGACGTCGTGCTGGTCGAGACGGTCGGCATCGGCCAGTCCGAGACCGCCGTCTGCGACATGACCGACTTCTTCCTCGCGCTGATGCTGCCGGGCGGAGGCGACGAGCTGCAGGGCATCAAGAAGGGCCTGGTCGAGCTCGCCGACATGATCGCGATCAACAAGGCCGACGGCGACAACGTCAAGCGCGCCAACATCACCGCGGCCGATTATCGCGGCGCGCTGCATCTGCTCTCCCCGCGCTCCGAGCACTGGCATCCGCCGGTCGTGACCTATTCAGCCATGGCCGGCACGGGGATCGCGGAGCTCTGGCAGAAGGTGCTCGATCATCGCAAGGCGATGATCGCCTCCGGCGAGTTCGCCGCGCGCCGCCGTGACCAGCAGGTGAAGTGGATGTGGACCATGCTGGAGCAGCGCCTGATGGCGCGGCTGCGCACCGATCCCTCCATTCGCGCGAAGGTGAAGAAGCTCGAGACAGAGGTTGCCGAGGGCCGCGTCGCGCCCGCACTTGCGGCCGAGCAGCTCGCGGAGATGCTGTCGTGACCGAGCAGCTCCGCATTCTCATCACTGGCTTCGGCCCGTTCCCCGGCGCGCCGTCCAACCCGACCATGCCGCTCGTCAGGCGGCTGGCCGAGCTGCGCCGGCCGGCATTGGCTGATGTCGAGATCAGCAGTCACATCTTCCATGTTACCTACGCCACCGTCGATCGCGAGCTGCCGCAGCTGATCGCCGAGCGGCGGCCGCAGGCGCTGTTGATGTTCGGGCTTGCAGGACGAACCTCCTATCTCCGCATCGAGACCCGCGCCCGCAACGCCGTCACCACCACCTTCCCCGACGCGGACCGCCACATCGCCCGCAAGGGCGTCATCATGCCGGGCGCGCATCCGATGTCGTTCGGCCCGCATATGACGCGCCTGCTGCGCGCCGCCCGCGCCACCGGCATCGACGCAAGGCCGTCGCGCGACGCCGGCAGCTATCTCTGCAACTACCTGAGCTGGCGCGCGATCGAGGCGACGCAGAGCGAAGGCGGCCCGCGCCTCGCCGCCTTCATCCACATTCCTCCGCTGCCGCGCGCGGGAACGGCGCTGCCCCTAGGCAGCCCGCGCATCACGCTGGAGGCGCTGGTCGAGGCCGGCGAGGCGATGCTGATGCAGCTGGTGAAGCTCGCGCGGAGGAAGGCTTAGTCGAGCTCGACTACGCCCATCGCTTCAATTCGGTTGAAGCAATCGGACTTGTGAGTTGGAGCCCAGGCCCGCGCATCGCTGTCGGTGCGCTCCCTCTCCCCGTCCTTCACGGGGAGAGGGTTGGGGTGAGGGGCAGCCACGCGCACCGGCCTTGCGGAAAGCCCCCCTCACCCGGACTGCATCTTCGATGCAATCCGACCTCTCCCCGCAATCGGCAGGGCTATCGCATATGGAGATGCGGAGTTCTCCCGACGGTCGATCCTGTCGATTAGTTACTCCGTCATGCCCGGGCTTGTCCCGGCCATCCACCTCGTTCTTAGCATGCCGGCCGACGTGGATGGCCGGGACAAGCCCGGCCATGACGATGTGGAAAGAGGCGAGCACAAAGCTGTCACCGTCATATGCGATAGCCCTGCCGCAAGCGGGGCGAGGTTGCACCGAGTAAAGATTTAACCCTACCCGTAACAAACAGCGCTTGCGGCGCCGCGCCCAAGCCAGCCGTCAGCGCTTTCGCGTTATCTGATCAGCGAGAGCTGACCCACGCGAGCCCGACATCATGGACGTCAATCGCCGTAACCTGATCGGCGCGACTGCGGCCGGTGCCGCCGGCGCCCTGGCGCTACCCAGCGAGCCGGCGAAGGCCACCCCGCTCATTGCTTCACTCGGCCGCGACGCCACGCAATATGGCGTCAAGCCCAACAGTCCCGACGACCAGACCCGCGCGCTCCAGCGCGCGATCGATGAAGCGGCGCGCGCGCAGGCCCCGTTGGCGCTGCCGCCTGGCACCTACCGCACCTCGATGCTGCGGCTCGCGAGGGGCAGCCAGCTGGTCGGCGTCCGCGGCGCCACCAAGCTGGTCTTCACCGGAGGCGGTCCATCACTGCTTTCGGCCGAAGGCGCCGACGGTCTCGGCGTCACCGGCCTGTCGCTCGACGGCGGCGGCATCGCCCTGCCCCAGCGCCGCGGCCTGCTGCACGTCGCCGCTGGCAACGATGTCCGGATCCTCGACTGCGAGATCATCCGCTCCGGCGGCAGCGGCATCTGGCTGGAGCAGGTCTCGGGCGATGTCAGCGGCAACGTCATCACCGACATCGCGGTCACCGCGGTGGTCTCCTTCGATGCGCTCGGACTGATCGTGTCGCGCAACACCATCCGCGGCACGCGCGACAACGGCATCGAGATCCTGCGCACCGCGATCGGCGATGACGGCACGATGGTGCTCGACAATCATATCGAAGACATCAAGGCCGGTCCCGGCGGCTCCGGCCAGTACGGCAATGCCATCAACGCCTTCCGCGCCGGCAACGTCATCGTCAGAGGCAACCGCATCAGGAATTGCGACTACTCGGCCGTGCGCGGCAACTCCGCCTCCAACATCCAGATCGTCGGCAACAGCGTCACCGACGTCCGCGAGGTCGCGCTGTATTCGGAGTTCTCGTTCGAAGGCGCGGTCATATCAGGCAATACGGTCGACGGCGCCGCCTTCGGCGTCTCCGTCTGCAACTTCAACGAAGGCGGACGCATCGCGGTTGTCCAGGGCAACATCATCCGCAACCTGATCCCGAAGCGCCCGATCGGCACCGCGCCCGACGACGATGCCGGGATCGGCATCTATGTCGAGGCGGATTCATCGGTGACCGGCAACGTCGTGGAGAACGCCCCCTCCTACGGCATCGTCGCCGGCTGGGGCCGTTATCTGCGCGACGTCGTCATTTCCGGCAATGTGGTCCGCAACGCGCTCGCCGGCATCGGCGTCTCGGTCGTGCCGGGCGCGGGCACGGCGCTCGTCAGCGGCAACATGATCTCCGGCACGCCGCGCGGCGCGGTGATCGGGCTCGATCACATCAAGCCGGTGACGTCAGATCTCACGCAGGACGGCGCGCAGCGGTTTGCGCAGCTGAACGTCAGCGGCAACGCCGTGGTTCGAT is from Bradyrhizobium sp. ORS 285 and encodes:
- the folB gene encoding dihydroneopterin aldolase, translating into MTDTIFIKGVLIHARHGVMEHESEVGQRFVIDLELYTDLSDSSRSDRLADTVSYSDVVETATAAFKDTNYRLLERAAGAVADAILASFARIRAVKVTVHKPHAPIAAIFEDVGVVLTRSRHP
- a CDS encoding GFA family protein, which produces MTEASKPVLTGGCQCGAIRYALMSAPTRVSICHCRMCQKASGAPFASFADVNRENFAWTRGTPGTFRSSSIADRYFCPACGTPLGFGGIDGPRIEIMTGTFDRPDRVVPTRQFGSESRLGWVVAIANLPSQTTQQNYGPDKMARIVSHQHPDHD
- a CDS encoding methylmalonyl-CoA mutase subunit beta; this translates as MTTDTEQLRLAADFAPASEADWRKLVDGVLKGAAFEKLVGRTYDGLKIQPIYPRAKDAAPVAGRAPAAAWQIMQRVDHPDAAKANAQALLDLENGATGLTLVFAGANAAHGFGLPATADALARALDGVHLDAAIAIELQASNATATALLADYVKQRGVKPGACDIRFGLDPIGDAASRGASSHDQSKLAGSAVDLVKQLQNEGFKGPFFAADGRVVHDAGGSEAQELAFVLASAVAYLRALEASGVALETARDLISARLAADTDQFLTLAKFRSLRRLWARIEQACGLTPKPLFISGETAWRMLTRRDPYVNMLRATIATFAAGLGGANAVTVLPHTAALGLPDTFARRVARNTQLVLLEESNLARVADPAAGAGGIEALTSELCTTAWALFQDIENAGGVVAALQSGLIQSKVAAVKQARDANIAKRRDVLTGASEFPNLNEAEVAVEAVAPSAPPPAPKAALTFAPLTPIRLADAFEKLRDRSDALLKSKGQRPQVFLANLGTAADYTARATFARSFFEAGGIAAIDGQGGADPAALAEAYRASGAAIVCLCSSDKVYADAAVPAAKALQAAGARHIYLAGRGGEQEAALREAGIGSFVFAGGDALKTLEDAYTHLE
- a CDS encoding helicase HerA-like domain-containing protein, with amino-acid sequence MAPSGKSLADTDDKILVGAGEQPAWLTLALANRHGLVTGATGTGKTVSLQVMAEGFARAGVPVFASDIKGDLSGISQTGEAKDFIVKRAQELGLTYQPDQFSTVFWDVFGEQGHPVRATVTEMGPLLLARMLDLNDVQEGVLNVAFRVADENGLALIDMKDLRALLDAIIPDTKKGADAEADPLAPIRKAAQSFGNVTRATVGTIQRQLLVLENQGGTKFFGEPALTLTDFMKTDRDGRGMINILVADKLLQNPRLYATFLLWMLSELFEELPEVGDVAKPKLVFFFDEAHLLFNDAPKALLDKIEQVVRLIRSKGVGVYFVTQNPLDVPDRVLGQLGNRLQHALRAFTPRDQKAVAAAADTFRPNPKLDTAKVITELGKGEALVSFLEGNGTPAMVERVLIRPPSARIGPVTPEERKAIIAASPVKGKYDTEIDAESAYEILQQRIAGKAATTDGSSGGVLGTIGNLAATIFGTNVKRGQLSTTQVIARTVARQVTDKVVGGIAADLGKQVGGSLGSSIGRSLVRGALGGLLRR
- the folP gene encoding dihydropteroate synthase; translated protein: MSAILPHPAKDLVASHPLLRPWLARPFPAVMGILNVTPDSFSDGGRFNAPERAIEQAKAMIASGADIIDIGAESTRPYKGAEPVSADEELARLRPVLAEIIALGVPVSIDSMKSQVAEFALQAGAAIANDVWGLQRDPDMAEVVAAHGAPVVVMHNREVVDPDIDIIDDMLRFFAGSLDIAAKAGIPAGNIVLDPGIGFGKTAQQSMTALARLDAFMRFGLPLLVGASRKRFISTVVASEPQERLGGSIAAHLIAARHGAAIIRAHDVAETVQAVRVAAAIEAEA
- the folK gene encoding 2-amino-4-hydroxy-6-hydroxymethyldihydropteridine diphosphokinase; this encodes MASALIALGGNVGNVRTTFAQAIPEIISRAQGKLVARSPDYVTPPWGEEQQPPFINACIAIDTATAPHPLLAVLHEVERMFGRNRAQETRWGPRTLDLDLIAYDDVSIDTPDLTLPHPRLFERGFVLVPLAEIAPERRIAGRRVADALLAVSRDGIQPLPSAE
- a CDS encoding DUF4332 domain-containing protein, encoding MTYPITELEGMTTFCASKLKALGIRTTDAFLEAARTVKGRKALAAKTGISEQQLLDWANGADYMRIPGMGKAKVCLVRAAGVTTVRELAHRNPARLAQNIKEVNTRRQLVRILPSEKSVGQLIEKARRLEPKISY